CAAAGCCGCCCTGCTCCAGGCTGCGCTTCGCGCAGGGCTGCTGAAAAAGCCGCAAAGCCGACTTTATCAGCAGCCTCAGGTCCTGGCCGGAGGCCAGGACCTGAAAAACGTATACATGTAATTGGCCCCGGACCCGATGGTCAGGCCCAGCGCCACATAGAACAACATGAGCCCCAGCGGCTGCGGGTCGAGTCCCCACGTCGGGTAGTGCAGGATGAGCGGGCACAGGGCGAACGTCTGGATGATGGTCTTGAGCTTCCCGAAGCGGTCCGCCGCGATCACCACGCCCGCGTCCGAGGCCACGGCGCGCAGGCCCGTCACGGCCATTTCGCGCCCGATGATGGCCGCGGCGGCCCAGGCCTCCACCCAGTCCAGGCGCACAAGCATGATGAGCACCGAGCAGATGAGCAGCTTGTCCGCCAGCGGATCCAGGAACTTGCCCAGGTTGGTCACCAGGCCCATGCGCCGCGCGATGATCCCGTCCACCACGTCGGTCACGGAGGCCAGGATGAACACCACCGTGGCGGCCACGCACATGCCCTCGCCGGGGAAATAGAGCATCGCCACCAGCACGGGCGCCACGGCGATGCGCGCCAGGCTCAGGATGTTGGGCAGGTTCAGGCCTTCCATGGCGTCCTCCTTCCGCGCCGCTTCGGGGCGCGTCAGTTCCTCAGAGTGGCGTGGGCCTCGATGCTGGACTTGGCCGCGCGGTCGATGTTGGCGGCCAGGGACTTCAGGGCCTCCTTCACCGGCGAGGGTTCATCCATGAGCACCACCGGCCTGCCCACGTCGCCGGCGACCACCGTCACAGGGTCCAGGGGCACGGCGCCCAGGAACTCGATGCCGTATTTCTTCGCCAGCTCCTCGCCGCCGCCCTTCTTGAAAAGGGCGATCTCCTTGGTGCAGTGCGGACAGATGAGCCCGCTCATGTTCTCCACCATGCCCAGGATGTTGGCCTTGGCGTACTGCAGGAAGTTGATGGCCTTGCGCACGTCGGCCAGGGAGACTTCCTGGGGCGTGGTGACCACCACGCACAGGGCGTCGGGGATGGTGCGCAGCACGGTCATGTGTTCGTCGCCGGTGCCCGGGGGCGAGTCGATGACCAGGTAGTCCAGGTCGCCCCACTGCACGTCGGAGATGAACTGGCGGATGGCCGAGGTCTTCATGGGGCCGCGCCAGAGCACGGCCTGGTCCGGATCCTTCAGCAGCGATTCCATGGACACCACGAAGAGGTTCTCGCCGTAGGCCTTGGGCGAAACCTCGCCCATGGCGCTGGCTTCCAGGTTGCCCGAGAGGCCCAGCATGCGCGGCACGCTGGGGCCGTGCAGGTCCACGTCCAGGATGCCCACCTTGTTGCCCATGGCGGCCAGGGCGGCGGCCAGGTTCACGGCCACGGAGCTCTTGCCCACTCCGCCCTTGCCGCTCATGACGAAGAGCTTGTAGGTGATGCGCGAAAGCGCCGTGCTGATGCGCGCGTTCTGGCGCGCGGTCTTCTCATCGGCGCAGCCCGAGGGGCTGCCCTTGGAGGAGCAGGCCGAAGCCTTGGAGCAGCTGCCGCAGGCGCTCTGGCTCTCCTCCCCCTTCTTCTTGATCTTCATATCCTTGCCATCCTTTCCGGCGCTCTACCAGCCGTGCTTCCCCACCAGGTCCACGAACGTCACCTGGCCCAGGGTCTTGCGGCCGATCCTGCCGTCTTGTTTCTTCACCATCACCAGCGTCTGGCTGCGCCGTTCCGCGCCCACGGGCATCACCAGAAGCCCCGGGTCGGCCAACTGCTCCAGGTAGGACTGGGGCACCTTGGGGCCACCGGCCGTGACAAGGATGCGCTCGAAGGGCGCGTGTTCCGGCCAGCCCATGGTCCCGTCGTCAAGCTTGAGGTGCACGCTCCCCAACCCCATGGCCGCCAGGCGGTTTCCCGCCAACTTGTGGAGTTCCGGCACGCGCTCGACGCTGTACACCTGCGCGCCCATCTCGGCCAGCACGGCCGTCTGGTAGCCCGAGCCCGTGCCGATCTCCAGCACCTTCATGCCCGGGCCCACGTCCAGCAGTTCCGTCATCCAGGCCACCACGTAGGGCTGGGAGATGGTCTGGCCGTATCCGATGGGCAGCGGATGGTCCTCGTAGGCCTGGGGCTTGAGGGCCTCTTCCACGAAAAGGTGGCGCGGCGTCTTGCGCACGGCCGCCAGCACCGCCGGGGAGCTTACCCCACGGGCGATGATCTGTTCGCGCACCATGCGCTCGCGGCTTCGTCTCGGGTCGATGTCCACGGCTTCTCCACTGCGACGGCAAGGGGCATTACCCCACTTTGCGCCGGGACGCCAGACGCCCGGGCCGTCTTTACAGCCTCCGCCCCCGCTGCTAATGCTCTAATCGGGCAAAGACCCGAACCAGGAGAACCTCCATGCTCACCGTGCAAGACCTCATGACAACCCAGGTGTTCACACTGCTCGAATCCGACACGCTCTACACCGCCCGGCAGATCATGGAGATGGCCCGCGTGCGGCACGTGCCCATCGTGGACGCCCAGGACCGCTTCATCGGGCTCATCACCCACCGCGACATGCTGGCCCTGGCCGTCTCCAAGCTTTCGGAGATCGACCAGTCCACCCAGGACGAACTCGACGCAGGCATCCCCCTCAAGGAGACCATGCGCCAGGACGTGGCCACCGTCGCGCCGGACACCCGCCTGCGCGACGCCGCCCAGA
This window of the Fundidesulfovibrio magnetotacticus genome carries:
- the pgsA gene encoding CDP-diacylglycerol--glycerol-3-phosphate 3-phosphatidyltransferase, whose translation is MEGLNLPNILSLARIAVAPVLVAMLYFPGEGMCVAATVVFILASVTDVVDGIIARRMGLVTNLGKFLDPLADKLLICSVLIMLVRLDWVEAWAAAAIIGREMAVTGLRAVASDAGVVIAADRFGKLKTIIQTFALCPLILHYPTWGLDPQPLGLMLFYVALGLTIGSGANYMYTFFRSWPPART
- a CDS encoding Mrp/NBP35 family ATP-binding protein; protein product: MKIKKKGEESQSACGSCSKASACSSKGSPSGCADEKTARQNARISTALSRITYKLFVMSGKGGVGKSSVAVNLAAALAAMGNKVGILDVDLHGPSVPRMLGLSGNLEASAMGEVSPKAYGENLFVVSMESLLKDPDQAVLWRGPMKTSAIRQFISDVQWGDLDYLVIDSPPGTGDEHMTVLRTIPDALCVVVTTPQEVSLADVRKAINFLQYAKANILGMVENMSGLICPHCTKEIALFKKGGGEELAKKYGIEFLGAVPLDPVTVVAGDVGRPVVLMDEPSPVKEALKSLAANIDRAAKSSIEAHATLRN
- a CDS encoding protein-L-isoaspartate(D-aspartate) O-methyltransferase, with translation MDIDPRRSRERMVREQIIARGVSSPAVLAAVRKTPRHLFVEEALKPQAYEDHPLPIGYGQTISQPYVVAWMTELLDVGPGMKVLEIGTGSGYQTAVLAEMGAQVYSVERVPELHKLAGNRLAAMGLGSVHLKLDDGTMGWPEHAPFERILVTAGGPKVPQSYLEQLADPGLLVMPVGAERRSQTLVMVKKQDGRIGRKTLGQVTFVDLVGKHGW
- a CDS encoding CBS domain-containing protein, with the protein product MLTVQDLMTTQVFTLLESDTLYTARQIMEMARVRHVPIVDAQDRFIGLITHRDMLALAVSKLSEIDQSTQDELDAGIPLKETMRQDVATVAPDTRLRDAAQMLLEHKYGCLPVVDDGKLVGIITEADFLRLTISLMDALDERG